One Vibrio sp. CDRSL-10 TSBA genomic region harbors:
- a CDS encoding oxaloacetate decarboxylase subunit gamma, translating to MTNIGSLLVDAATLMVTGMTVVFLFLTILVYLVRLMSKWVPQEVPQPIVSKSPAKKMQPASAAVSPQVVAAISAAVHQHRTSAAK from the coding sequence ATGACAAATATTGGAAGCCTGCTAGTTGATGCGGCCACCCTGATGGTTACCGGGATGACGGTCGTATTTCTATTCCTCACCATTTTGGTTTATCTCGTTCGGTTAATGTCTAAATGGGTACCACAAGAAGTACCTCAGCCGATCGTATCCAAGTCCCCAGCGAAAAAAATGCAACCCGCCTCTGCTGCTGTCAGCCCTCAGGTTGTGGCTGCGATTTCCGCTGCTGTACACCAACACCGTACTTCAGCGGCGAAGTAG